In the Scyliorhinus torazame isolate Kashiwa2021f chromosome 22, sScyTor2.1, whole genome shotgun sequence genome, one interval contains:
- the LOC140398914 gene encoding uncharacterized protein produces the protein MEKEGKQETTVAETPSQKDAVVGLGKVMEKVVDKVMDRMMERVMDRMVEKWKQENKEKIQQTVVDTMNETLDKVAESALNTEEEMGKKVEELVNKVVAEVAAIMEKVMEQVEQKLDRDKKSPSPEEGSSDGSVCEMPPFGEEEEEEEEEEEEEATPEEPPLTPNQREAFNEVFKQFTQGDKNIINIPNLKSALAALEIPVAEVDIYNILEALDSDGDGEANFEDFLNLVTSTRLFFLFYRELPERCEGSQPQTGSVDNTVFFEILSKFIQTQMLPEDTTRKIIRYYYMKKKGAKIKSKKLDVCHKQHVPPPMFLGQTIYSLATYVDILEPDEEYKETPPTEEQVKAFRDIFNMFCRDKQDCIDVNSLLNMMSEVQIYLKNPLIPNEMKCTEVNSGKEVCFDDFLAIMTNTNTFAQYLAPEYEECKNTVATPVIIFQAINKLVDSPLLSAKSKGIIAAYYRNKFISMAQGYGDEANLDEAGYPIEGKGEGEGGGSQGPQSPKSASQASPAGESASPPPDTEEEGKEAAKAAGKAEAKEAAKAAAREAAAKQRDAEAAKDTDKEDGKESSKKAHLKKIKEVKLKRRQNMQKRFEAAMKNPAFHQAFDSYSWTWNEKQAKQKQTVVPCP, from the coding sequence ATGGAGAAAGAGGGAAAGCAAGAGACGACAGTGGCTGAAACCCCTTCACAGAAAGATGCGGTGGTGGGACTGGGGAAGGTGATGGAGAAAGTGGTGGACAAGGTGATGGACAGGATGATGGAGCGGGTGATGGACAGGATGGTGGAGAAGTGGAAGCAGGAGAACAAGGAGAAGATCCAGCAGACGGTGGTGGACACCATGAACGAGACGCTCGACAAGGTGGCGGAGAGTGCGCTGAACACAGAGGAGGAGATGGGCAAAAAGGTGGAGGAGCTGGTCAACAAGGTGGTGGCGGAAGTGGCTGCCATCATGGAGAAGGtgatggagcaggtggagcagaaGCTGGACCGGGACAAGAAGTCCCCGTCGCCCGAGGAGGGGTCGTCGGACGGCTCAGTGTGCGAGATGCCACCctttggggaggaggaggaggaggaagaggaggaggaggaagaggaagcgaCACCCGAGGAGCCTCCTCTAACACCAAACCAACGGGAGGCATTTAATGAGGTCTTCAAGCAGTTCACGCAGGGTGACAAGAACATCATTAACATTCCCAACCTTAAATCGGCGCTGGCGGCCCTGGAGATACCCGTGGCGGAGGTAGACATTTACAATATCCTGGAGGCCTTGGATTCTGACGGTGATGGCGAGGCGAATTTCGAAGACTTCCTGAACCTGGTGACAAGCACCAGGCTCTTCTTCCTCTTCTACAGGGAGCTGCCAGAGCGCTGTGAGGGCTCCCAGCCGCAGACCGGGTCCGTGGACAACACCGTGTTCTTCGAAATCCTGTCCAAGTTCATCCAGACCCAGATGCTCCCGGAGGACACCACCCGTAAAATCATCCGCTATTACTACATGAAGAAGAAAGGGGCTAAGATCAAGAGCAAGAAGCTCGATGTCTGCCATAAGCAGCACGtccccccccccatgttcctgGGGCAAACGATTTACAGCCTAGCCACTTATGTTGATATCCTGGAGCCAGACGAGGAGTACAAAGAGACTCCTCCAACAGAGGAGCAGGTCAAAGCTTTCCGCGATATCTTCAACATGTTCTGCAGAGACAAGCAAGATTGCATCGATGTCAATAGTCTACTGAATATGATGTCCGAAGTACAGATATACCTAAAGAACCCCTTAATCCCTAACGAGATGAAATGCACAGAAGTTAACTCGGGCAAGGAAGTGTGCTTTGATGATTTCCTGGCCATTATGACCAACACCAACACGTTTGCCCAGTACTTGGCGCCAGAGTATGAAGAATGCAAGAACACGGTGGCCACGCCAGTCATCATTTTCCAAGCCATCAACAAGCTGGTGGACTCACCCCTTCTCTCGGCCAAGAGCAAAGGGATCATTGCTGCCTATTACCGCAACAAGTTCATATCCATGGCCCAGGGTTACGGAGACGAGGCCAATCTGGACGAGGCTGGTTACCCCATTGAAGgcaagggcgagggggagggcggcgGGAGTCAGGGGCCGCAGAGCCCCAAGTCGGCCTCTCAGGCCTCCCCGGCGGGGGAGTCGGCCAGCCCTCCGCCCGACacggaggaggaggggaaggaggccgCCAAGGCGGCCGGCAAGGCCGAGGCGAAAGAGGCCGCCAAGGCGGCGGCTCGTGAAGCGGCCGCCAAGCAGCGAGACGCGGAGGCGGCCAAGGACACGGACAAGGAAGACGGGAAGGAATCATCCAAGAAAGCCCACCTGAAGAAAATCAAGGAGGTAAAGTTAAAGAGGAGGCAGAACATGCAGAAGAGGTTCGAGGCTGCCATGAAGAATCCGGCCTTTCACCAGGCGTTCGACTCATACTCCTGGACCTGGAACGAGAAGCAAGCCAAACAGAAGCAAACTGTAGTTCCCTGTCCATAG